Proteins found in one Brachyspira murdochii DSM 12563 genomic segment:
- a CDS encoding PTS transporter subunit EIIB, whose protein sequence is MKDNKKDIKFILPLSLLGGRKNIVKVNNCATRLRLEVKDADKVNAEEIKKYYPAVQKISDTEVHIVVGTNAGLLAESLEKILASDDSSDNMALQLIPLLGNRENIVKVNNCATRLRLEVKDMSKVNAEEIKKYYPAVQKISDREVHIVVGTNVFSLAEELEKILNIANTSSDENNNENNYGSRAWSIIPLLGGIENIEKVNNCATRLRLNIKDMNKVNTDEIKKYYPAVQKISDTEVHIVVGTDASLLADALRKLLDSQKVKTVLLLPLLGGIENIVKVNNCATRLRLNVKDMSKVDTDEIKKYYPAVEKINNNEVHIVVGTDANLLADELKKFVL, encoded by the coding sequence ATGAAAGATAATAAAAAAGATATAAAATTTATACTTCCTTTAAGTTTATTAGGAGGAAGGAAGAATATAGTAAAAGTAAATAATTGTGCTACTAGACTTAGACTTGAAGTAAAAGATGCTGATAAAGTTAATGCTGAAGAGATAAAAAAATATTATCCTGCTGTACAGAAAATAAGCGATACTGAAGTGCATATAGTAGTAGGAACCAATGCGGGACTGCTTGCTGAATCTTTAGAAAAAATATTAGCTTCTGATGATAGTTCAGACAATATGGCATTACAGCTTATTCCTTTACTTGGAAACAGAGAAAATATAGTAAAAGTAAATAATTGTGCCACTAGATTAAGACTTGAAGTTAAAGATATGAGCAAAGTTAATGCTGAAGAGATAAAAAAATATTATCCTGCCGTACAAAAAATAAGTGATAGAGAGGTGCATATCGTAGTGGGTACTAATGTTTTTTCTTTGGCTGAAGAACTTGAAAAAATATTGAATATTGCTAATACTTCTTCAGATGAAAATAATAATGAAAACAATTATGGCAGCAGGGCTTGGTCTATTATCCCTTTGCTTGGCGGAATAGAGAATATAGAAAAAGTAAATAATTGTGCTACTAGATTAAGACTTAATATAAAAGATATGAATAAAGTTAATACTGATGAAATAAAAAAATATTATCCTGCTGTACAAAAAATAAGCGATACAGAGGTGCATATAGTAGTAGGTACTGATGCTAGTTTGCTTGCTGATGCTTTGAGAAAATTATTAGATAGTCAGAAAGTAAAAACAGTTTTGCTTCTTCCTTTGCTTGGCGGAATAGAAAATATAGTAAAAGTAAATAATTGTGCTACCAGATTAAGACTTAATGTAAAAGATATGAGCAAAGTTGATACTGATGAAATAAAAAAATATTATCCTGCTGTAGAAAAAATAAATAATAATGAAGTACATATAGTAGTAGGTACTGATGCCAATTTACTTGCTGATGAGTTAAAAAAATTTGTTTTATAA
- the nagE gene encoding N-acetylglucosamine-specific PTS transporter subunit IIBC, with translation MFNYLQRIGKSLMVPVAVLPAAAILLGIGYWIDPNGWGGGSPVAAFFIKAGGAIIDNMPILFAIGVAFGMSKDRNGAAALAGLVAFLVVTTLLAPATVAMIQSKPVDQVPAGFAKINNQFIGILCGVIAGGLYNKFAEVQLPEFLAFFSGRRFVPIITSVVMMVVSFILMVVWPAIYNALVSFGEAIIGLGPIGAGIYGFFNRLLIPVGLHHALNSVFWFDVAGINDIPNFLGGQASIDAGTATIGVTGMYQAGFFPIMMFGLLGACVAFVKNAKPENKNKIKSIMLAAGFASFFTGVTEPIEFSFMFVAPVLYVIHALLTCISLIISASMKWMAGFGFSAGLIDLLLSTKNPLATHWYMLIVQGIVFFILYFVIFDFAIRKFNLKTPGREDDDEAEVEVTISGDASYAEKALMLLPLLGGIENIVDIDNCATRLRLEVKDNTIIQADEIKKLFPGVLTPGKTSVQVIVGPKVQFLADEFKKVAKK, from the coding sequence ATGTTTAATTATCTACAAAGAATAGGTAAATCTCTAATGGTTCCGGTAGCTGTATTGCCTGCAGCTGCTATTTTGTTGGGTATAGGCTATTGGATAGACCCTAATGGCTGGGGAGGAGGAAGTCCTGTTGCTGCGTTTTTTATTAAGGCAGGCGGAGCTATTATTGATAATATGCCTATATTATTTGCTATTGGTGTGGCATTTGGTATGTCTAAAGATAGAAACGGTGCTGCTGCTTTAGCTGGATTAGTTGCTTTTTTAGTTGTAACAACTCTTTTAGCACCTGCTACAGTTGCAATGATTCAAAGCAAACCCGTTGATCAAGTACCTGCTGGTTTTGCTAAAATTAATAACCAATTTATAGGAATACTCTGCGGAGTTATAGCCGGCGGCTTATATAATAAGTTTGCCGAAGTACAGCTGCCTGAATTTTTAGCATTTTTCAGCGGAAGAAGATTTGTACCAATAATTACTTCAGTAGTTATGATGGTAGTTTCTTTCATTTTGATGGTTGTTTGGCCTGCAATTTATAATGCTTTAGTATCTTTTGGTGAAGCTATAATTGGTCTTGGACCTATAGGTGCCGGTATATACGGATTTTTCAACAGACTTTTAATTCCTGTTGGTTTGCACCATGCTCTTAATTCAGTATTCTGGTTTGATGTTGCAGGTATTAATGATATACCTAACTTCTTGGGTGGACAGGCTTCTATAGATGCAGGTACTGCTACTATAGGTGTTACTGGTATGTATCAAGCAGGATTTTTCCCTATTATGATGTTCGGTCTTTTAGGTGCTTGTGTTGCTTTTGTAAAAAATGCTAAACCTGAAAATAAAAATAAAATTAAATCTATAATGCTTGCTGCTGGTTTTGCTAGCTTCTTTACTGGTGTTACTGAACCTATAGAGTTTTCATTTATGTTTGTAGCTCCTGTATTGTATGTTATACATGCTTTGCTTACTTGTATATCTTTGATTATTTCTGCTAGTATGAAATGGATGGCTGGTTTCGGATTTTCTGCTGGTTTAATAGACTTACTATTATCTACTAAAAACCCGCTAGCTACTCATTGGTATATGCTTATTGTACAGGGTATAGTATTCTTTATACTTTATTTTGTTATATTTGATTTTGCTATCAGAAAATTTAATCTTAAAACTCCGGGAAGAGAAGATGATGATGAAGCAGAAGTAGAAGTTACTATTTCAGGCGATGCTTCTTATGCAGAAAAAGCATTGATGCTTCTTCCTTTACTTGGAGGTATTGAAAATATAGTTGATATTGATAACTGTGCTACTAGATTAAGATTAGAAGTTAAAGACAATACTATTATACAGGCTGATGAAATTAAAAAATTGTTCCCTGGTGTTTTAACTCCCGGAAAAACTTCTGTACAAGTAATTGTAGGACCTAAAGTACAGTTCTTGGCAGATGAGTTTAAGAAAGTAGCTAAGAAATAA
- a CDS encoding PTS sugar transporter subunit IIA: MGLFSKKIEIKSPIKGKLVDVTEVKDEAFSSKALGDGMAIIPYDGKVYSPVDGEVVTMVDSNHAIGISAKGIEILIHIGMDTVKLKGKHFKAHVQEGSKVKAGTLLIEFDKEEIEKEYDITSPIIIPNFSELKSLEKTEHRDVEVGDVIMTIVK, encoded by the coding sequence ATGGGTTTATTCTCTAAAAAAATTGAAATAAAAAGTCCTATAAAAGGAAAATTAGTTGATGTTACTGAAGTAAAAGATGAAGCTTTTTCAAGCAAAGCACTTGGAGACGGAATGGCTATTATTCCTTATGATGGAAAAGTTTATTCGCCTGTTGATGGTGAAGTTGTTACTATGGTAGATAGTAATCATGCTATAGGAATATCTGCTAAGGGTATAGAAATACTTATACACATTGGAATGGATACTGTAAAATTAAAAGGAAAACATTTTAAAGCTCATGTTCAGGAAGGCAGCAAAGTAAAAGCAGGAACTTTATTAATAGAATTTGACAAAGAGGAAATTGAAAAAGAATATGATATTACTTCGCCTATTATAATACCAAACTTCTCAGAATTAAAATCATTAGAAAAAACTGAACACAGAGATGTTGAAGTTGGAGATGTTATAATGACTATAGTTAAATAA
- a CDS encoding sigma-54-dependent transcriptional regulator — protein sequence MPKILVIDDEKNIRDGIKKSLEFEGYEVVTAENGEKGIETVYKGGIDLVITDLKMPEKTGEEFLKDILEFDKHIPVIVLTGHGNVETAVEMMRLGAYDFMTKPFNLDKMLLIIARALESKNIKKTNETLEKRVDYNESFYGMIGHSAKILKVYEAIKQVARTKATVLIEGESGTGKELVASAIHQISDRAKQPYITVNCAALSEGVLESELFGHEKGSFTGAVDKKIGRFEAANKGTIFLDEIGEINQAVQVKLLRVLEERVIERVGSNTPIDVDIRVIAATNKKLSEEIKEGKFREDLYYRLNVIKIEMPPLRERREDIPLLIDNFIKEFSKVHSIEINSVDKKVYKILSSLQWEGNVRELRNTIETMVVMCKDGKIDESSIPDWALKSSSNDDFVVDGNVTLEELEKMYINYLLSHNNFNKAQVAKILGIERATLYRKLKED from the coding sequence ATGCCTAAGATATTAGTAATAGACGATGAAAAAAATATAAGAGATGGTATTAAAAAATCGTTAGAGTTTGAAGGTTATGAAGTAGTAACTGCTGAAAACGGAGAGAAGGGTATAGAAACTGTTTATAAAGGCGGAATAGATTTGGTTATAACAGATTTAAAAATGCCGGAAAAAACAGGAGAGGAATTTTTAAAAGATATATTGGAGTTTGATAAGCATATACCAGTTATAGTTCTCACGGGGCATGGCAATGTCGAGACGGCAGTTGAGATGATGAGGCTTGGTGCTTATGACTTTATGACTAAGCCTTTTAATCTTGATAAAATGCTTTTAATAATAGCTAGGGCTTTAGAGAGTAAAAATATAAAAAAGACTAATGAAACTTTAGAAAAACGTGTTGACTACAATGAAAGTTTTTATGGAATGATAGGTCATAGTGCTAAGATATTAAAAGTTTATGAAGCAATAAAACAGGTGGCAAGGACTAAAGCTACAGTTCTTATAGAGGGAGAAAGCGGAACAGGTAAGGAATTAGTAGCAAGTGCCATTCATCAAATATCGGACAGAGCAAAACAGCCTTATATTACTGTAAACTGTGCGGCACTTTCTGAAGGTGTACTTGAAAGTGAATTATTTGGTCATGAAAAAGGTTCTTTTACAGGGGCGGTTGATAAGAAGATAGGAAGATTTGAGGCGGCAAATAAAGGCACTATATTTTTGGACGAGATAGGGGAGATTAATCAGGCTGTTCAGGTTAAACTTTTAAGGGTGCTTGAAGAGCGGGTAATTGAGAGGGTAGGTTCTAATACTCCTATTGATGTTGATATAAGGGTAATTGCTGCTACAAATAAAAAATTGTCTGAAGAGATAAAAGAGGGAAAGTTTAGAGAGGATTTATATTATAGGCTTAATGTTATAAAAATAGAGATGCCTCCGCTTAGAGAGAGAAGAGAGGATATACCGCTTTTGATAGATAATTTTATCAAGGAGTTTTCAAAGGTTCATTCTATAGAAATAAATTCTGTTGATAAAAAAGTTTATAAAATATTATCATCTTTACAATGGGAGGGTAATGTCAGAGAGCTTAGAAATACAATAGAAACTATGGTTGTAATGTGCAAAGATGGTAAAATAGATGAAAGCAGTATTCCTGATTGGGCATTAAAAAGCAGCAGTAATGATGATTTTGTTGTTGATGGAAATGTTACTTTGGAAGAACTTGAAAAGATGTATATTAATTATCTTCTTAGCCATAATAATTTTAATAAAGCTCAGGTTGCAAAAATATTGGGTATTGAAAGGGCTACACTTTATAGAAAGTTAAAAGAAGATTAA
- a CDS encoding two-component system sensor histidine kinase NtrB codes for MNRTNQFFDKIFQNFDKVSDAEKKKVFQRLSTLWYSQNIIIENLEEGIIAIDNEGMIQGINKKACFLFSIPRNSEGESLSKCMPDNDIGKTILELINSSNAETKLLKDNESERILQINILPIGERGRIIGTLIKAFDITKTYESAQKLKRAEQLASLTTLAAGVAHEIKNPLGSISIYVQLIDKIIKKNMDNDCQCYKDFKEYSDIIKEEIGRLEDTINSFLFSVRKLELNIEDVNINALILSTVSFLKYEIEKNNVSIDIKFDKDNLILKLDERYIKQALINIIQNAIDAMNDNKKEIYIKLKTIDNYAVISIKDTGIGIKEEDLNKIFEPYFTTKRHGTGLGLTNVVRIIEAHNGNITIESEYGKGSEVIIKLPLKQENQKFLNTDLLDYA; via the coding sequence ATGAATAGGACAAATCAGTTTTTTGATAAAATTTTTCAGAATTTCGATAAAGTTTCTGATGCTGAAAAGAAGAAAGTGTTTCAAAGATTATCTACGCTTTGGTATTCTCAAAATATCATTATAGAAAATCTTGAAGAGGGTATAATAGCAATAGATAATGAAGGAATGATACAGGGGATAAATAAAAAGGCTTGCTTCTTGTTTTCAATACCTAGAAACTCTGAAGGAGAATCTCTTTCAAAATGCATGCCTGATAATGATATAGGAAAAACTATACTTGAACTTATTAATAGTAGTAACGCAGAAACTAAATTATTAAAAGATAATGAAAGTGAAAGAATACTTCAGATAAATATACTTCCTATAGGAGAGAGGGGAAGAATTATAGGCACTCTTATAAAAGCATTTGATATAACAAAAACTTATGAAAGTGCTCAGAAACTTAAACGTGCAGAACAGCTTGCATCACTTACTACTCTTGCAGCTGGGGTTGCACATGAAATAAAAAATCCTCTTGGATCTATTTCTATATATGTTCAGCTTATAGATAAGATAATAAAAAAGAATATGGATAATGACTGTCAGTGTTATAAAGATTTCAAAGAATATTCTGATATTATCAAAGAGGAAATCGGAAGGCTTGAAGATACTATTAACTCATTTTTGTTTTCGGTACGTAAATTAGAATTAAATATTGAAGATGTTAATATAAATGCCCTTATTCTTTCTACAGTGTCATTTTTAAAATATGAGATAGAAAAAAATAATGTTAGTATAGATATAAAATTTGATAAGGACAATTTAATACTAAAATTAGATGAAAGATATATAAAACAGGCTTTAATTAACATAATACAGAATGCAATTGATGCTATGAATGATAATAAAAAAGAGATTTATATAAAATTAAAAACTATTGATAATTATGCTGTTATAAGTATAAAGGATACGGGTATAGGAATAAAAGAAGAAGATTTAAATAAAATATTTGAGCCTTATTTTACCACAAAAAGACATGGCACAGGTCTTGGACTTACAAATGTTGTTCGTATAATAGAGGCTCATAACGGCAATATAACAATAGAAAGTGAATATGGGAAGGGTAGTGAAGTTATAATAAAGCTGCCTTTGAAGCAAGAAAATCAAAAATTTTTAAATACGGATTTATTAGATTATGCCTAA
- the aroF gene encoding 3-deoxy-7-phosphoheptulonate synthase, producing MIVVMKPNAKEEHINNIIERLTEAGLGINKSVGVDYTVIGMVGDTSKIDRDLISSLPGVSKVLKVQEPFKRANRAFKKEDTIVDVSGVKIGEGNPTIIAGPCSVESEEQVINIAKSVKASGASILRGGAFKPRTSPYAFQGLALDGLKILKLAREEVGIPIVSEIVSIRHLEDFDNTVDMIQIGARNMQNFELLKEVGKLKKPILLKRGLSSTIEEWLMSAEYILNQGNENVVLCERGIRTFETYTRNTFDVSAIPAIKRLSHLPVIGDPSHASGKSWMALPLTLSAISAGADGMIIEVHNDPEHALCDGAQSIKPDVFADIMESVNMISDTVQKIKQKHNGKIYTK from the coding sequence ATGATAGTAGTAATGAAACCAAATGCCAAAGAAGAACATATTAATAACATTATAGAAAGGCTTACAGAGGCAGGTCTTGGGATTAATAAAAGTGTAGGAGTGGACTATACAGTAATAGGAATGGTTGGGGATACCTCAAAGATAGACAGAGATTTAATCTCATCTTTGCCCGGAGTATCTAAAGTATTGAAAGTGCAGGAGCCATTTAAAAGAGCAAATAGAGCGTTCAAAAAAGAAGACACTATAGTTGATGTAAGCGGAGTAAAAATAGGGGAGGGTAATCCTACAATTATTGCAGGACCTTGTTCTGTTGAAAGTGAAGAGCAGGTTATTAATATAGCTAAGAGTGTAAAGGCTTCTGGTGCTTCTATACTTAGAGGCGGAGCGTTCAAACCTAGAACTTCTCCTTATGCATTTCAGGGATTAGCTTTGGACGGACTTAAAATATTAAAACTTGCAAGAGAAGAAGTTGGAATACCTATCGTAAGTGAGATTGTATCTATAAGACATTTAGAGGACTTTGATAATACAGTGGACATGATTCAGATTGGAGCAAGAAACATGCAGAACTTTGAACTTTTAAAAGAAGTAGGAAAATTAAAAAAGCCTATACTTTTAAAAAGAGGTTTGTCAAGCACTATAGAAGAATGGCTTATGAGTGCTGAGTATATACTCAATCAAGGTAATGAAAATGTAGTGCTATGCGAAAGAGGTATAAGAACATTTGAGACTTATACTAGAAATACATTTGATGTAAGTGCAATACCTGCAATAAAGCGTTTAAGTCATTTGCCTGTTATAGGAGATCCTTCGCATGCCAGCGGAAAATCATGGATGGCACTTCCTCTCACATTGTCAGCTATTTCTGCAGGTGCAGATGGTATGATAATAGAAGTGCATAATGATCCAGAGCATGCTTTATGTGATGGGGCACAGTCTATAAAACCTGATGTGTTTGCTGATATTATGGAATCTGTTAATATGATATCTGATACTGTTCAAAAAATAAAACAAAAACATAACGGTAAGATTTATACTAAATAA
- the deoD gene encoding purine-nucleoside phosphorylase, translated as MATPHIGANKGDIAETILLPGDPLRAKFIAENFLENVVQYNSIRNMFGFTGTYKGKKVSVQGTGMGMPSCSIYSYELIHFYGCKNLIRIGTAGALSDKLHIGDLVIAMGACTDSNYASQYELPGTFAPIASYELLRKAVNKADEMNINYQVGNIVSSDVFYGANNATPKWAKMGVLAVEMEAAALYMNAAYAGVNALCMVTISDSLVTGEATTAEQREKTFTNMMEVALSLA; from the coding sequence ATGGCTACACCTCATATAGGAGCAAATAAAGGCGATATTGCAGAGACTATACTTTTACCGGGGGATCCTTTAAGAGCAAAATTTATAGCTGAAAATTTCTTAGAAAATGTTGTTCAGTATAACTCTATAAGAAATATGTTTGGTTTTACAGGTACTTATAAAGGAAAAAAAGTTTCTGTTCAAGGCACAGGTATGGGAATGCCTTCTTGCAGTATATATTCTTATGAGCTTATTCATTTTTACGGCTGTAAGAACTTAATACGTATTGGTACAGCTGGGGCTTTATCTGATAAACTTCATATAGGAGATTTAGTTATAGCAATGGGGGCGTGCACTGATTCTAATTATGCTTCTCAGTATGAACTTCCGGGTACTTTTGCTCCTATAGCTAGTTATGAATTACTTAGAAAAGCTGTTAATAAAGCTGATGAAATGAATATTAATTATCAGGTTGGCAATATAGTTTCATCTGATGTATTTTACGGGGCTAATAATGCAACGCCGAAATGGGCTAAAATGGGAGTATTGGCTGTTGAGATGGAAGCTGCTGCTTTATATATGAATGCTGCTTATGCTGGAGTTAATGCTCTTTGTATGGTTACTATTTCGGATTCTCTTGTTACAGGTGAGGCTACAACTGCTGAACAGAGAGAGAAAACTTTTACTAATATGATGGAAGTAGCCTTATCTTTGGCATAA
- a CDS encoding DUF4416 family protein: protein MSKVLKQSKAVLITALMYNDINIYNLALEKLINNFGEIEVISDEYLFSHSIYYKEEMGDTLNKRFIVFKNMIERDYISNVKRITDNIEREYLDDKNNRKINIDPAILTLENFILVTNKNFTHRIYLKDGVFADLTLIYKKKEGYTELPWTYADYSSDETKKFLKKIRELFYNRLIESSPFGSNWK from the coding sequence ATGAGTAAAGTATTAAAACAATCAAAGGCTGTTCTCATTACAGCATTAATGTATAATGATATTAATATATATAATTTGGCATTAGAAAAACTTATAAATAATTTTGGAGAGATTGAAGTCATAAGTGATGAGTATTTATTTTCTCATTCTATATACTATAAAGAAGAAATGGGAGATACTCTTAATAAAAGATTTATAGTATTTAAGAATATGATAGAAAGAGATTATATAAGCAATGTAAAGAGAATTACTGACAATATAGAGAGAGAATATTTAGATGATAAAAACAACCGTAAAATAAATATAGACCCAGCAATACTAACACTCGAAAACTTTATTTTAGTTACAAATAAAAACTTCACACATAGAATATATTTAAAAGACGGAGTATTTGCTGATTTAACACTTATCTATAAAAAGAAAGAAGGCTATACAGAACTTCCTTGGACTTATGCAGATTATTCAAGCGATGAAACAAAAAAGTTTTTAAAAAAAATAAGAGAGCTGTTCTATAACCGACTTATAGAAAGCTCTCCATTTGGTTCTAATTGGAAATAA
- a CDS encoding methyl-accepting chemotaxis protein, whose amino-acid sequence MKIYSLRFKIPVLFITAIVLSMFLSIGTVLFLSTKVIDNTIESGFESTSISYKNLINLWLDDNNSSMANFVTTEALVSFLQNQEDPNLRLRAEEALKYFKNSRNSFINFILLDLNGRAIIDSENGILNNVSMNVNDEGWKKFVSGGYNSGGETTITKSVATGNPTYRIWRGIKDNNGRVIGVLAGNVDWGDLIDRYILNAKIGESGRISIIDSNKMLLAHQDKNKILSVENNADYYDEVIRNGNGMLHYKDANKQGYLMSYYNIDNTNWYIIISILESELYASLGKTVLFAVLFSFIIIVIVAVMITGFTRRLISPLKEALRLANLISTGDLTFDIREKYLARKDEIGELIMSFDHMKTSIKNIINIANSNVALTKRTAYSLSYSNKDLASRTLSQAADLEKTAEATEEISSTIKKTAENAAIINDMMINARNAVEEAGSIIAETAQNTSQAFEYSQKISGLVKFIEDIAFQTNILALNASVEAARAGDQGRGFAVVASEVRNLAQTTQSSVNNITSFIGESNEKVKKATDSANMSRTLFEDIESKIEETTKVIADMANTTKEQLIGIDSINNAMSNMDAQTQGNSSLVSSMHESSKELEQQMEELADAMSFFKVGARQLEWLDQYYTHNKTIDSQHVQIIEYANKVHSALYNGVKADVDEAFKGAINYTKYHFAEEQKIQVANKDKYHKIKEHFEEHRRFEKAIDDQYKAFKSSSDWKKVATDFSELLAKLLIEHIGVWDKEFVRIAGIKDS is encoded by the coding sequence ATGAAAATATATAGTTTAAGATTTAAAATACCCGTACTATTTATAACAGCTATAGTGTTGTCAATGTTTTTGAGTATAGGTACTGTATTATTTTTGAGTACTAAAGTTATAGATAATACTATTGAAAGCGGTTTTGAATCTACATCTATTTCCTATAAGAACCTTATAAATTTATGGTTAGATGATAATAACAGTTCTATGGCGAACTTTGTTACTACTGAAGCTCTTGTAAGTTTCCTTCAGAATCAAGAAGATCCCAATTTGAGGCTTAGGGCAGAAGAGGCTTTAAAATATTTTAAAAATTCAAGAAATTCATTTATTAATTTTATTTTACTAGATTTAAATGGAAGAGCCATAATAGATTCTGAGAATGGAATATTAAATAATGTTTCTATGAATGTAAATGATGAAGGCTGGAAAAAATTTGTGTCTGGAGGGTATAATTCAGGCGGAGAGACAACTATTACTAAATCAGTAGCTACTGGTAATCCTACTTATAGGATATGGAGAGGTATTAAGGATAATAATGGAAGAGTAATCGGGGTATTAGCAGGAAATGTTGATTGGGGTGATTTGATAGACAGGTATATTTTGAATGCCAAAATAGGTGAAAGCGGAAGAATCTCTATTATAGACAGCAATAAGATGTTATTAGCTCATCAGGATAAAAATAAAATATTGAGCGTTGAAAATAATGCAGATTATTATGATGAAGTTATTAGAAATGGTAATGGAATGCTTCATTATAAAGATGCTAATAAACAGGGATATTTAATGTCTTATTATAATATAGATAATACTAATTGGTATATTATTATAAGCATATTAGAAAGCGAATTATATGCTTCATTGGGTAAAACAGTATTATTTGCAGTATTATTCTCATTTATTATAATTGTTATTGTAGCTGTTATGATAACAGGATTTACAAGAAGATTAATTTCACCTCTAAAAGAAGCATTAAGACTTGCTAATTTAATTTCTACAGGAGATTTAACTTTTGATATCAGAGAAAAATATCTAGCTAGAAAAGATGAAATAGGCGAACTTATAATGAGTTTTGATCATATGAAAACATCTATAAAAAATATCATTAATATTGCTAATTCTAATGTTGCATTAACAAAAAGAACAGCATATTCACTTTCTTATTCCAATAAAGATTTGGCTTCAAGAACATTGAGTCAGGCAGCTGATTTGGAGAAAACAGCAGAAGCTACAGAAGAGATTTCAAGCACTATAAAGAAAACTGCTGAAAATGCTGCTATAATTAATGATATGATGATAAATGCTAGAAATGCGGTTGAAGAAGCTGGAAGTATTATTGCAGAAACAGCTCAGAATACTAGTCAGGCTTTTGAATACAGCCAAAAAATTAGCGGTTTAGTTAAATTCATTGAAGATATTGCTTTTCAAACTAATATACTTGCTTTAAATGCTTCCGTAGAGGCGGCAAGAGCTGGAGACCAGGGAAGAGGTTTTGCTGTTGTAGCTTCTGAAGTTAGAAACTTGGCTCAAACTACTCAAAGTTCTGTTAATAATATTACTTCTTTTATTGGAGAAAGTAATGAAAAAGTTAAAAAGGCAACAGATTCTGCTAATATGTCAAGAACTTTATTTGAGGATATTGAAAGTAAAATAGAAGAAACTACTAAAGTTATTGCCGATATGGCTAACACTACTAAAGAACAGCTTATAGGTATAGATAGTATTAATAATGCTATGTCAAATATGGACGCCCAAACCCAAGGAAATAGTTCATTAGTATCTTCTATGCATGAATCATCAAAAGAGCTTGAACAGCAAATGGAAGAATTAGCAGATGCTATGAGTTTCTTTAAAGTAGGTGCTAGACAATTAGAATGGCTGGATCAGTATTATACTCATAATAAAACTATAGACAGCCAGCATGTTCAGATTATTGAATATGCAAACAAAGTTCATTCGGCTTTATATAATGGTGTAAAAGCAGATGTTGATGAGGCATTTAAAGGTGCTATTAATTATACTAAATACCATTTTGCAGAAGAACAGAAAATACAGGTTGCAAATAAAGATAAATACCATAAAATTAAAGAACATTTTGAAGAACATAGAAGATTTGAAAAGGCTATTGATGATCAGTATAAAGCATTCAAATCAAGCAGCGATTGGAAAAAGGTTGCAACTGATTTTTCTGAGCTTTTAGCAAAACTTTTAATAGAACATATTGGAGTATGGGATAAAGAGTTCGTAAGAATTGCCGGAATAAAAGATTCTTAA